The following are encoded together in the Capsulimonas corticalis genome:
- a CDS encoding menaquinone biosynthesis family protein, with protein sequence MSVSPATDSQQRVLTLGHSPDSDDAFMFYALAEGKIDSEGLEFEHVLRDIQTLNEWAREGKLDTTAISLHAYAYVQDKYALLAHGASMGDGYGPMVITTEPITPEELEGKRIAIPGPLTTAYLAFQIYMDGKKFEPVFTYFDAIMDEVRAGNVDAGLIIHEGQLTHKAEGFHTIVDLGVWWKDRTATPLPLGVNAIKRDLGVELSEKMSRVMRRSIEFALTHRADALAHAMQYARDLETEMADKFVGMYVNELTLDLGERGKKGVELLLTEAAERKLIPPVQQPVTFVD encoded by the coding sequence ATGAGCGTCTCACCCGCGACCGATTCACAGCAGCGTGTTCTGACTTTGGGGCACAGCCCCGACTCTGACGACGCATTTATGTTTTATGCGCTTGCCGAAGGCAAGATCGACAGCGAGGGACTGGAGTTCGAGCATGTGCTGCGGGACATCCAGACGCTGAACGAATGGGCGCGCGAGGGGAAGCTGGACACCACGGCGATCTCGCTGCACGCTTACGCTTATGTCCAGGACAAGTATGCGCTGCTCGCGCACGGCGCGAGCATGGGCGACGGTTATGGGCCGATGGTCATCACCACGGAGCCGATCACGCCGGAGGAGCTGGAAGGGAAGCGCATTGCGATCCCCGGCCCGCTGACCACGGCGTATCTGGCGTTTCAAATCTACATGGACGGCAAGAAGTTTGAGCCGGTCTTTACGTACTTCGACGCCATTATGGATGAAGTGCGGGCGGGCAATGTCGACGCCGGCCTGATCATCCATGAAGGACAGCTCACGCATAAAGCCGAAGGCTTTCACACCATCGTGGATCTGGGCGTCTGGTGGAAGGACCGCACGGCGACGCCGCTGCCGCTGGGCGTCAACGCCATCAAGCGTGACCTGGGCGTGGAGCTTTCCGAGAAGATGTCGCGCGTGATGCGCCGCTCCATCGAGTTCGCGCTGACGCACCGCGCGGACGCGCTGGCGCACGCCATGCAGTACGCCCGCGATTTGGAGACGGAGATGGCGGACAAGTTTGTCGGCATGTATGTCAATGAATTGACGCTGGATCTGGGGGAGCGCGGAAAGAAGGGCGTGGAGCTGCTTCTGACCGAGGCCGCCGAGCGTAAGCTGATCCCGCCGGTACAGCAGCCCGTGACGTTTGTCGATTGA